The following nucleotide sequence is from Mytilus edulis chromosome 13, xbMytEdul2.2, whole genome shotgun sequence.
GTTAACTCCCTTACCCTTGAACAGTTTCTTTTTAGTAATCCAGAATGCCAGCGTTTCTGGAACATATTTTATGGAGTATTTTGTCGACTGGGATTAAAACCTTCCGACATCCAGTAACAAATGAAAAGCAATATGTTTAGTAAATATTCCATTATATATGGATTTCAATACGGAAATAAAGTCTTTGTATCGCCCTATCTCTTTTAGTTTTGCTTCAATATTTGGCAatggtttataaatataaaaaaagaagatgtggtatgattgccaatgagacaactctccaacagagaCCAAAATGTCAcggaatttaacaactataggtcaccgaacggcattcaacaatgagcaaagtccataccgcagagtcagctataaaatgcccctaaataacaatgtaaaacaattcaaaacaagaaaacttacGACCTAATAAAGTTAATTTTTAACTATGTTTTACACCCTTCTTCTACATAATCGCCACTGACTTTTTGATATAGTTTGTTCTTCTAAATTTATATTTGGCTTAACCTTTTCCTTGCATTATTTTAAGTTTAGTTACTTCAACTCCGAAATGTACATACCGATACGCAGAATGACCAGTGTTTTCATCGAAAACATTATTTCTAAAACTAAATGTTTGTGGACAAACATGATTGTCTATAGTGTGTATCAAAATGCTGTCTACATTAAATGACGTGAATTTTCAGGTGGTATAGTGATAAGACTATATAACTCGTTTTAGACCCCAAAAAATATGCTTGTAACTGATAGCCGTAGTAACCCTTTTCTTCAGTTGAAGTTAATCAAAAAGAACAAATCCAAATGTATAAATTTGGCTTGTATttatcatagaattaaaaaaaagttatatacaGTAAACATCAATAAGAAAGCTACTTGAATTTTTAAGTCGTGGTtaagaaaacatataaaattatattcataCAGAACTCACTGTGACTTAAATGAATACTTCAATGACAAAATTACTTTATCTAAGTGACAAACAACTTACGTTGTCTCCTATTACTAACATGGCTGCTATAAATAGTTTTCTGCCATTATAATCAATATATAATAAACGTTTTGATTCAATAGGTAGGTTCAGGTATACGGTATTTTGATTCGGTTGACAGATTTTTACTTTAACAAGTGGTTATTTCCAAAATTTAAAgattttctaccccaggaatagtATATCTGAGCTGcttttggcaaaacctttcggaatAATGGTCCTCAACGATCTTTGACATCGTACTTTATTATGCGTTTTATCTTATTTGAATCAATGttccactgatgagtcttttgtagacgatacgGACGTCTGGTACAAAAGTCTTCCCCTGGTGTCTTTCTTGAGGTTATTAACTACtttgaatattatataaaaataaacaactgtTATAAAAGTAagtggtttagctagctatatataaaactaggtttaacaCACCATTTGTGtcgaaaaatgcctgtaccaagtcaagaagtCAGTTTATTCTACTTTTTCGTTgattgataacgtttgattttgtcagtttttatgaacttcccctttttgaatttttgccttggagttcggtatttttattattacatttgtcCGTCTACACGACATATCGCTTTTAGAAAATCACATTAGGGAATGTCAAGGTCTCTATTTTCCAGAGTCTAGAAAAATCGTAGAACCAAGAAAGgttataaaaatgtattacatACAAACTCAAAGGAATATTAAATCTGAGTACAGTCTATAACAAGGTTACAAGACCTTGAACTAGTTATTTTGTCTGTAGCTTAGCCATTAAAAgtagtcttttatttatattttacgtAGTATCTGCAGCATGATTGACATGTATCAAATATTTCTGCCAAAACCGCTGTGCAAACCAGTAAAAAACCTAAAATTATGTGTGAGATTTTACTATGTGTACAGTGCCATTCTAATATGAAAAACAGCAATAGTTGTTCCTTgtctttcacttttttttttaaatttgcgtAGGTTTCTTCCAATATGAATGGAAGCTCATATCTCAATTCTTTTCCATTACGTAAAGCAATCTCAAatctttttgtttactttttcattttttttatttaaggttcctgtaaatgaactcatcatagataccaggactaaattttgttcatacgccagacgcgcgtttcgtctacaaaagactcatcagtgacactcgaatccaaaaaaattaaaaaggccaaataaagtattgtATCACTAATATATTTTGATGTGAAGGAAGGACATTTGAATAGCGggtctaaaaatagatttattgatcaatatttcttaattgaaatctaaattttatttacatatcGATAGACATTTCTATAAACaagaattaaacaaattaaaagaataGGTGGTATTACTGattttacatttctttttctACAATTTGACCACCAAAATTAAAGTCAAAGTTTGAAAATATGtcaaaatctataaaaagaaagTTTTAGACACTAGAAGTGAAAACAAATAACTGCTATAACGGTtgtaaataaaagatgaattCCAGATACAACAGTACAACTACTTTTTGGTCTGAACATGAGGATCATTTTCTAAGATATAATACACTTTCAGAGATCCGCAAGCGTTCTGGTTCTGTAAAATTAGATAAGTATTACCAGATTGATATTGATGGTCTAACAATGGGAACTTTTAAGCaaaattgtaaaatgtaaattCAGACACTTAAATGTTCACTCCAACAAAGTAAAAGGGCAATGCATCATTACGATTGGAAATATGTTATATGGCACACCTTTTGATTCAACATTCCtctctttatttataaaaaaaaaaatgatacacagTTTAACTATTGCAACAAAATTCATTACATGTCATTTTCTAAAGAAATGAATCATAATGCTATTTTTGCGACATGAATTTTGGCATCATTTGCTTCGTTGACCCTGGTGTTGCATCCAATCAATAAAAATCCTTCACTATCAAAACAAAGACTGCATGGTAATTTTATTCTAAGATCTGTTACGGATTGTAAGCCAACCAGCTCTCCGTTTGTATTCAACGCATGAAGATAATTATTATTTCTGTCGCAAACTATTACGATATTTGTCTTTGTAATAACAATACCCATGGGCGTGAACGGTGTTTGTGATGTATTGACACTACGGTGACCTTTGTATGTGAATTTTACACCACCAGATCTTTCTAACGCGACTAAGCGTCCatcaaatttttcaaattgaTCAATTGCATAGATGTTATTATATGAATCAGTGGATATTCTCCAGATATAACTAAACAACTTTTCACCAGTTTGAtcgtattctatagataattttcttttgttatttacATCGAAAACGGCAATTAGCCTGGTTCTGAATTCTGTAACAGGAAATGGAGACCCTTGTTCTCGTAGACCAAGGATTATCTCGTTGTCTTTATTGATATGTATACACAATATTACCATCGGTGAAGTGCTAAGAACTGTATTTGTTACCCCATCGGTTAATGAAACTTTTAACTCAGAACTTTGGAATTGTCCGTAGTAAATTTCATCTTTACTACCTAGTGCAAAATCTGTACATTCTATATCTAATTCCTGTAATACTTTTATTGATTCTTTCAAAAACCGAATAACGAAAAACTTATATCCGTTCTCTTTTGTATAATACGAGCAGTAGAGTGTGTCATTGCTAGACCATTGGATTTTGCCGAAACTAGAAAATTTTGACGTATACGTAGATAGAAGTGCCGATATCACAGGTTGTGAAATATTTAACGATCCAAGATGAGTAGACAGATTACTTTCTGTTTTTCCAACATCTTTTATGGAAATTATAGTATGTGTTTCCGACAGTTTAAATTTGGGATGGACACGTTCTTTACAGCTATCACACATTAATAATTTACAATCCTTACATTTCCATTTTATAACGTTAGGATTGTCACAAAGCTGACAAGACAATGGCGACTGTGCTTTACTAATGGATGAAGCCATTCCTGTTTTAAACCTATTCCTAAAAGTAAAGGATATTGTATGAAAAACAATCATAATGGTAAATGTttaattggttgattgattgttgctgcATGCGTAACGTCCaacatatattaaatattaaGTCTATAATATAAGAATAGATATATCAGGCTGCTTTGAAGTtggtatgatataaaaaaattaaggtCTTGTTTACTTTAAatcgttttgttttgttaattcatCGGACACGAACACATTAACCCTTTTTTAGTTATGAAGGAAAGTGTTTATTGGTATTTGGTGTTTTCCCGTTGTTGTCTGTAGTACTTATAAGGGAAAGAACATCGCCGAAATTTGATGACGAAAACAGTATTACATGCAGTATAAATGCATGTAAATAATTGAATGTATAACATATTATCCCCGGGTGAAAAAGTCatcactaaaaaaaaatgatggacAGATGTTTTATAGATCAATGACAAAAGTTCAACCAAGGCGACAACAGGTAGATTCAACGAACTCGCTTATTCTTCCTCCTGTAATATGAAAAAAGGAATAATAAGAACTAGTACTATGGTTTTATGGGATTTAAAAGGAGAGATTCTAACCTTTCTCTTGCATTTTAAGTCCTGTTGTAGTAAGAGTGTGACATATTACGTTGAATTTATGGTAATCGTGACTGTAATGTTTGGCCGCTGGTCAACCAAATGAATATAAATGGGCGTAACAATCCCATGACTGGGAGTGAGTGACCGAAATGACATCTAAATAATTTACAGACCTTAGAAAACTTGTTCACCATTTCGAATTGTACCTGCGTTCATGGAtggcattttaatatttttaaatcgaGCAACAGATCCAACAATTGTgcattttatgaatttattacttatatatatacataattagttaccaggattataatttgatacgccagacgcgcgtttcgtctacataagactcagcagtgacgctcagatcatcaaagttacaaagccaaacaaatacaaagttgaagagcattgagtacctaaaattccaaaaaagttgtgccaaatacggctaaggtaatctattcctgggataagaaaatccttagtttttggaaaaattcaaagttttgaaacaggaaatttataaaaatgaccacataattgatagtgctgactactgggctggtgataccctcggggacgaaacgtctaccagcagtggcatccgatccagtggtgttaatagttatcaaaggtaccaggattataattcaatacgccagacgcgcgtttcgtctacataagactcatcagtgacgctcagataaaaaaaattacaaagtcaaacgagtacaaagttgaagagcattgaggacctaaaattccataaaaagttttgccaaatacggctaaggtaatctattcctgggataaattCAACAAATCGctacttagaaattagaaattcAATTGCTATACCATATATGAATATATCTGTTGATGATAGGAAAACAACGCATTTGATAGTGtgcaaaaagtaaacaaaattagAGAGAGATCTCATGGGTTGATATAAATTGCTAGATGCAAAGAAAAGCGTGTATTTAAAAAGACCATTGGAAAATAGATTACATCCATGCACATTGGCGGAAAAGTTACCCATAGAAATGCATGAATTTTTCTAATAAGGGAGTGCCACAAAGTTGGGAAATATTAGAATTAAAAACCCTATCTGTATATTAAATCACAGTAAAATGCTTCATGTTAAGAGGAGTATATAGGCAAAAGTTTTGCAGAACCATTCAATTGAATGTGAAATATCTAGTTAGTAGTTAATTGTTTAAGACATAAAATGACAATATCTTATAATAAAATAGAAGtcaaatttaagtaaaaaaagtatttgtttaTGGTTAACATTTTTGCCTGTTTTATAATGTAAGCAAAACTATCATAGAACAAATTttgcaacaaaaatatataatacatatatattaaggtgaTCATACATTCATATGTGCCAAACAGAAATAATACTCTCTCACTTTTGCGGAAAATGGTGTAAAAATGACATGATCTATATTTTAGTCCGCCATTCTCTTAACAAATATATTCGTTTAAAAATATAAAGCTAATTTACAGAAAGTAATTGCAAGGCTTAATTCGAATATACAGATATATGACCAGAATTTCATTTCTTAAAATTGATAGATGCTAAATACAGAAACCGTAGATTAATAAATGCGCAAAGATTTCCCAATGACTGCACGTACAGGTGCATGTATAATTTTGGGAGCAAACATAGGCTCTGAGTATTACATAATGATATTGATTTCAAGGTAACTCTTTGTATTATTGATAAACCAAGCAAATCAATTCAGACAATGGACATAAAAAATATATGGAGTTAAGTAggcaaaacaaacaaattaatttaaaaacaatcaaaatatgaatttgaaattaaatagaaaataaaacttaGAATACGAAGAGGATTTTTTTATTCACATATTTTAAATAACTTCCTATTTTAGATATTTCTTTTTACACAATTTTAATTATATCATATTGTAAACATGGCAAATTATGATATATTTAGTTAGCACTTTTTGTTAAGAATAACAATGGAGAAATAAGCACCTGACCATTTGCCGAACTATGAATGCAATACAAGGCTCCTTATCTGGTTTAGTCTTCATAGGATATAGATACTAAACTTTAGACGTCAACTGCTGTTCAGTTCACTTTATTGAGTGCAAAATGTACTAATGATTTTAGTCTAAATAACCAGTAGTGAACAGCGATTGCACTActtaatttttgttcatttgtacAAATGAGTACCATATTCTGTATAAATCGAGGTCAGTTCTGATTTCAAATACTTTTACGACCAGAAATGCCTGCATATGGAGTTTTTATCTTGAAGTTGATACGGTATTTAAGGGCTAGCGTTCCTATAACGATTTCCTTAGTAACGTGTTTCTGCTTACGATGAATTATTGAACCAAGGGACCCAATCTAGGGTGGAGTTGAAGTCATCACTTCTTAAAATGTGGTAAAAATTTATAACATTCTGTGCCCAAAGATCAAGGACTATTTGGGCTATAAAGGTGAACATATTTGaggattttttgaatttttgaaatactaaggcttttctacctcaggaatagattaccttagctgtatttagcaaaacgtttaggaattttgatcctcaatgctcttgaacttcgaagcgtcactgatgagtcttttgtagacgaaacgcaattctggcgtaaatacaaaatttaatcctggtatttatgatgagttaaaTATGCAATATTTCACAGAAATAGTTACGGTTGCAATTAAGGCTAATTAGTTGTAGTTTAGCATATCTGTATTataaaaagaggggcgaaagataccaaagggacattcaaattcacaagtcgaaaataaactgacaaagccatggctaaaaagaaaaggtacaacagacaaacaataaaacaaaacactacatagaaaaaactaaacactgagcaacacgaaccccaccaaaaactgggggtgatatcaagtgccccggaagggtaagcagatcctgatccatatattagaaatatattaaaaaaagattaattttgcACTGTTTTAATACaatgtttgttataatttttccTTTCAATTTAAACGTCCTACTTGGCAAAACCTCAAGGATATCTTCAAAATATTTCTTCGGCATTTAAATCGAGAACTTAAATACTAAAAGGttgattttgaatgaaattatgtattcaatattttgattcagttg
It contains:
- the LOC139500966 gene encoding uncharacterized protein isoform X2; the encoded protein is MASSISKAQSPLSCQLCDNPNVIKWKCKDCKLLMCDSCKERVHPKFKLSETHTIISIKDVGKTESNLSTHLGSLNISQPVISALLSTYTSKFSSFGKIQWSSNDTLYCSYYTKENGYKFFVIRFLKESIKVLQELDIECTDFALGSKDEIYYGQFQSSELKVSLTDGVTNTVLSTSPMVILCIHINKDNEIILGLREQGSPFPVTEFRTRLIAVFDVNNKRKLSIEYDQTGEKLFSYIWRISTDSYNNIYAIDQFEKFDGRLVALERSGGVKFTYKGHRSVNTSQTPFTPMGIVITKTNIVIVCDRNNNYLHALNTNGELVGLQSVTDLRIKLPCSLCFDSEGFLLIGCNTRVNEANDAKIHVAKIAL